DNA sequence from the Sphingomonas taxi genome:
CCCGCTCGCCGAGGTGCCGGTGACCGAGAACCACCATTGGGTGCTGACCGCGACTGGCAAGCGCACTTTGCCCGAATTCCTCACCCCGCCGTTTATGCACAACAAGGGGACCTATACCGGCAGCCTCGGCAATCTGTGCCGCTGGCTGGCGGGCAAGGCCGAGGAGCTGGGCGTCGAGATCTTCCCTGGCTTCGCCGCCGCGGAGATTTTGTTCGACGAACAGGGCAGTGTGAAGGGCGTCGCCACCGGCGACATGGGCGTCGCACGCGATGGCACGCACAAGCCCGATTACACGCCGGGGCTCGAGCTCCACGCCAAATACACCTTCTTCGCCGAGGGCGTGCGCGGCCACCTCACCAAGGAAGTGATCCGCACCTTCGATCTGGCCAAGGATGCGCAGCCGCAGGTCTATGGCCTAGGCATCAAGGAATTGTGGGACATCGATCCCGCGCTGCACAGCCCCGGCCGCGTCATCCATACGCAGGGCTGGCCGCTCGGCGACGACGCCAACGGTGGCAGCTGGCTGTATCATCAGGCGAACGGACAGGTCAGCCTCGGCTTCGTCACCTGGCTCAATTACACCAATCCCTATCTGTCGCCCTTCCAGGAGATGCAGAAGTGGAAGACCCATCCCGAGATCGCCGCGATCCTCAAGGGTGGCAAGCGCGTGTCCTACGGTGCGCGCGCGATCAATGACGGCGGGTTGCAGTCGATCCCGAAGCTGGTCTTCCCCGGCGGTGCGCTGATCGGCTGTTCGGCGGGCTTCCTCAACGTGCCGCGGCTCAAGGGCACGCATGGCGCGATGAAGTCGGGGATGATGGCCGCCGAGGCTGCGGTCGCGGCGATCCTGTCGCAGCGCGAGCACGACGAACTGGCCGCCTATCCCGCGGCGTTCGAGACGTCTTGGCTGCACAAGGAGCTGTCGGTCGTCCGCAACGTCGTGCCGCTGGTCAAGAAGTTCGGCGACTTCCTCGGCTCGGGCCTCGCCGGCGTGACGATGTGGCTGGAGCATTTCGGGCTCAAGATGCCGTTCACGATGAAGCATCATCCCGATCACGAAAGCCTGTGGCGCAAGGATCTGGTCAAGCCGCCGGTCTATCCCAAGCCCGACGGCGTGCTGACCTTCGATCGCCTCTCGTCGGTGTTCCTGTCGAACACCAATCACGAGGAGGACCAGCCGGTCCATCTGACGCTCAAGGACCCGAACGTGCCGGTCGAATACGACCTGCCGCTCTACGACGAACCCGCGCAACGCTATTGCCCGGCCGGCGTTTACGAGATCGTGGGCCAGGAGACCGGCGATCCGAAGTTCGTGATCAACGCGCAGAACTGCGTCCACTGCAAGACGTGCGACATCAAGGACCCGACCCAGAACATCAACTGGGTGGTGCCGGAGGGTGGTGGAGGCCCGAATTATCCCAATATGTAAACGCCTGTTCCTCGCGTCGCTGCTGAGCCTCGGCGCGGTCCCGCCGGCAGCGGCCGACACCGGTCATCTCGCCGACTATCTCAAGGCCGGCGCCGC
Encoded proteins:
- a CDS encoding electron transfer flavoprotein-ubiquinone oxidoreductase, producing MSTRESMPYDVVIVGAGPAGLSAAIRFKQVAAEQGADLSVCVLEKGSEVGAHILSGAVIDPRSLDELLPNWREDGCPLAEVPVTENHHWVLTATGKRTLPEFLTPPFMHNKGTYTGSLGNLCRWLAGKAEELGVEIFPGFAAAEILFDEQGSVKGVATGDMGVARDGTHKPDYTPGLELHAKYTFFAEGVRGHLTKEVIRTFDLAKDAQPQVYGLGIKELWDIDPALHSPGRVIHTQGWPLGDDANGGSWLYHQANGQVSLGFVTWLNYTNPYLSPFQEMQKWKTHPEIAAILKGGKRVSYGARAINDGGLQSIPKLVFPGGALIGCSAGFLNVPRLKGTHGAMKSGMMAAEAAVAAILSQREHDELAAYPAAFETSWLHKELSVVRNVVPLVKKFGDFLGSGLAGVTMWLEHFGLKMPFTMKHHPDHESLWRKDLVKPPVYPKPDGVLTFDRLSSVFLSNTNHEEDQPVHLTLKDPNVPVEYDLPLYDEPAQRYCPAGVYEIVGQETGDPKFVINAQNCVHCKTCDIKDPTQNINWVVPEGGGGPNYPNM